The Puniceicoccus vermicola genome segment GAGAGCTCCTTTTCGCTGCGACCGGGCCTGACCTCGAAGACCCGATTGTTGCCGAGGTCGCAGAAGGTGGTGCAAAAGCGGTTCTTTTTGCCCAGGGTATGCTCGTCGATTCCGAGCATCCGGGGGCAATCCCGGTTGGAACGTTTGCGCACCTCCAGCTCGGTGTGCTGGTGATAAATCCGTTCGACCGTAGCCTGCCCGATTCGCTCCCTCTTGGCCAAAGTGCTCGCGCAGATCCCGTCTTCGTGGCGCTGGTGGACTTCCTTGCGAAAGAGCTCCGAGCTCTGGCGATAAGGACGGATGCCCGGAAGCGTGGGAAGGAAACTCCGCTTGCACCTCCAGCACCAGAAACGGCGGGTGTGCACCAACAAAAAAGTTGAACGAACATAACCACTTCGATGACGCACCTTCCGAAGATAACGGCCCTTACTGCGCGGCCCCGGGGCCGCGCAGTAAGGGCATCTCTCAGGCTCCCTCTCCAGAACCGCCTCCAACTCGTCCAAATCCGATTTGCATCGCTGCGAGATCACTTCGTAGCCTGCTATTCCTGTTAGGTTATTCATTGGGGACATGATGGTCTTTGCCCCTCATGTCCCCAAACTTTGAGGAAGACCGTCTCATGAACCCCGAACGAGCGAAGCATGCCCTGCGTAGCCCAACGGGCGAAGCACGGGCTTTTTGCTACGTTTACGTTCTTCGCAGCATCAACCAGCCTGATCAGACCTACATAGGATTCTCACGAGATCTCCGCGAGCGGTTTCATCGCCACAACCAAGGCGATAGTCCTCACACCGCAAAGTTCCGACCTTGGGAACTCGTTTCCTATTTTGCTTTTTCCTCCAAGGAAACCGCGATTGCCTTTGAGAACTACCTAAAATCCCATTCCGGAAAAACGTTTGCCAAAAAGAGTTTATTTTCCCAGTTCCGTAACCTCGAATAGCCCCCAATGCCCCGAAAAGTTGAAAACATCCTGGATGTCGATTATTTTCCCTCAACTTTCAGATTCAATGTTTCGGACTTCGCACGTATTCACAAATCTCCTTCCCTTTTTCGCCTTCGCACGGCTTCCCCTCGCGGCGTTGGCTCTCATAACGGGAGTCCTCTTTCTTCCGCAGTCGGCTAAAGCCGTTGACTGGCAAGGTGACCCGGCAATCGCCTTAGCCGTT includes the following:
- a CDS encoding GIY-YIG nuclease family protein encodes the protein MSPNFEEDRLMNPERAKHALRSPTGEARAFCYVYVLRSINQPDQTYIGFSRDLRERFHRHNQGDSPHTAKFRPWELVSYFAFSSKETAIAFENYLKSHSGKTFAKKSLFSQFRNLE